The following coding sequences are from one Veillonella rodentium window:
- a CDS encoding amino acid ABC transporter permease, with product MDYLLQIIPAIADGLKVTVSLFFVVWILSIPGGILLALLRLSKLPLVDKIVEAFVYLMRGTPLMLQILFMYYALPIITDGAIQMDDATAAVITFVLNYAAYLCEIFRGGIQSISRGQYEGAKVLGFTYAQTMRTIILPQMFKRVLPPLANETINLLKDTSLVYVLAMNDILRITKSIVQRDFDISAFIVAAVFYLFFTFILTNIFNYLEKRFSVYED from the coding sequence ATGGATTATTTATTGCAGATTATCCCCGCCATCGCGGATGGGTTGAAGGTAACCGTATCGCTGTTCTTTGTGGTATGGATTTTATCGATTCCGGGCGGTATTCTACTCGCACTATTGCGTTTGTCCAAACTGCCGCTAGTGGATAAAATCGTTGAAGCTTTCGTCTATTTGATGCGTGGCACACCGTTGATGTTACAAATTTTATTCATGTATTATGCGTTGCCAATCATTACGGACGGCGCCATTCAGATGGATGATGCTACAGCGGCCGTTATCACATTTGTGTTGAATTACGCGGCCTATCTCTGTGAAATCTTCCGCGGTGGTATTCAATCCATTTCCCGTGGTCAATATGAAGGGGCGAAGGTACTCGGCTTTACGTATGCACAAACGATGCGTACCATCATACTGCCGCAAATGTTCAAGCGCGTACTGCCTCCGCTGGCTAATGAAACAATCAACTTATTGAAGGATACATCCCTCGTGTACGTCTTGGCGATGAATGACATTCTGCGCATTACGAAATCGATTGTGCAACGGGATTTTGATATTTCCGCCTTTATTGTGGCGGCTGTGTTCTATTTGTTCTTTACCTTTATTTTGACGAATATCTTCAATTATCTGGAAAAACGGTTTTCCGTATATGAAGATTAA
- a CDS encoding ATP-binding cassette domain-containing protein, producing the protein MVIFSFSVVRPSIIVKADGVLPNGITVLTGRSGSGKSTFIKCIAGLVKPTTGIIRYDATTWADRDQKIWVPTQDRRVGYMPQGNIVFPHLSVENNIKYSKRGTSEMCEKLLKRLGLERYRHTKAGQLSGGEQQRVALGRALFSKPTILLLDEPLSALDWTLRKHVREDSIAIIREWNVPCIWVTHDESEAEMVGDRHWICEDGTVIIN; encoded by the coding sequence ATGGTGATTTTTTCTTTTTCGGTGGTCAGACCTTCTATTATTGTGAAAGCTGACGGAGTTTTACCGAATGGAATTACGGTTTTGACGGGTCGGTCCGGCAGTGGTAAAAGTACTTTTATTAAGTGTATTGCAGGCTTGGTAAAGCCTACAACGGGAATCATTCGATATGATGCGACCACATGGGCGGATAGAGATCAAAAGATTTGGGTACCGACGCAAGATCGTCGAGTAGGATACATGCCGCAAGGTAATATTGTATTTCCTCATTTATCGGTGGAGAACAATATTAAATACAGCAAACGTGGTACGTCTGAAATGTGTGAGAAACTATTGAAGCGATTGGGACTTGAAAGGTATCGCCATACAAAGGCGGGACAGTTATCCGGCGGTGAGCAGCAACGAGTCGCATTGGGCCGAGCTCTTTTCTCGAAGCCGACGATACTGTTGCTGGATGAACCGTTGTCGGCGCTTGACTGGACTCTGCGTAAACATGTACGGGAGGATTCGATAGCTATCATTCGAGAGTGGAATGTACCGTGCATATGGGTTACGCATGATGAAAGTGAAGCAGAAATGGTGGGGGATAGGCACTGGATTTGTGAAGATGGTACTGTTATCATCAACTAA
- a CDS encoding universal stress protein, which produces MVTYKTIVVPTDGSENAKRALEHALAVADRNHAELIVVHVANIVSAISNFDQTPISGGYVSEQIAEDMEETGKEILNDVVKGIPAGVKVKSVFEVGSPGPALLAVAKKYNADLIVMGSRGLGPLKGLFMGSVSSYVTSHSTCPVLIIK; this is translated from the coding sequence ATGGTTACCTACAAAACTATTGTCGTACCTACAGACGGCTCTGAAAATGCTAAGCGCGCATTGGAACATGCTCTCGCTGTAGCGGATCGCAACCACGCTGAATTGATTGTTGTTCACGTTGCTAATATTGTGTCTGCTATTTCCAATTTTGATCAAACACCGATTTCAGGCGGTTATGTGTCCGAACAAATTGCTGAGGATATGGAGGAAACCGGTAAGGAAATCTTGAATGATGTAGTGAAAGGAATCCCTGCAGGCGTTAAGGTTAAAAGTGTATTTGAAGTCGGTTCTCCTGGACCTGCATTGCTCGCTGTGGCAAAGAAATACAATGCGGATCTTATCGTAATGGGCAGTCGTGGTCTCGGACCATTGAAAGGCTTATTTATGGGTAGTGTAAGCAGCTATGTGACCAGCCACTCCACATGCCCGGTATTAATTATTAAATAA
- a CDS encoding amino acid ABC transporter ATP-binding protein: MAFVNMERIEKRFNNQPVLRDVSLKMNRGEIVSIIGPSGSGKSTFLRCLGQLETIDGGSITVDGTVLASTDESGSVKYADSQTQHNLLLRMGMVFQSFNLFPHMTVLDNIMIAPHMVRGMKKEDILPIAERLLNKVGLWEKRNMYPSRLSGGQQQRVAIARALAMNPEIMLFDEPTSALDPELTGEVLKTIKQLADDHMTMIIVTHEMNFAREVSDRVIFMADGVIQEEGSPEQIFTNPQSPRTKAFLDNML; this comes from the coding sequence ATGGCATTTGTAAACATGGAGCGCATTGAAAAGCGTTTTAACAATCAGCCTGTATTGCGCGATGTGTCGCTCAAGATGAATCGAGGGGAAATCGTATCCATCATCGGCCCTTCCGGTTCCGGGAAATCCACATTTTTGCGATGTTTAGGGCAACTCGAAACCATCGATGGCGGCTCTATTACTGTTGATGGAACCGTTCTTGCGAGTACTGATGAGAGCGGTTCAGTAAAATATGCGGATTCTCAAACTCAACATAACTTACTGTTGCGTATGGGGATGGTATTTCAGTCGTTCAACTTGTTTCCGCATATGACGGTGCTTGACAATATTATGATTGCTCCGCACATGGTCAGAGGCATGAAAAAAGAAGATATCCTGCCGATTGCTGAACGCTTGCTGAATAAGGTCGGGTTATGGGAAAAGCGTAACATGTATCCGTCGCGTTTATCTGGTGGTCAACAGCAACGTGTGGCCATCGCCCGCGCTTTGGCGATGAATCCTGAAATTATGCTTTTTGATGAACCTACATCAGCCCTTGACCCGGAGTTGACCGGAGAGGTATTGAAGACGATTAAACAATTGGCTGATGATCACATGACGATGATTATCGTCACTCATGAAATGAATTTTGCCCGGGAAGTATCGGACCGCGTTATCTTCATGGCGGATGGTGTAATTCAGGAGGAAGGCTCACCGGAACAAATTTTTACGAATCCTCAGTCTCCAAGAACCAAGGCTTTCTTGGATAATATGTTATAA
- the modB gene encoding molybdate ABC transporter permease subunit codes for MSPLWLSIWVASLALIFVIIGGLITCFLMNQCRWNGVAVIDAILTLPLVLPPVVVGFALLMIFTPGYAFGAWLESHGLGIVFSAAGAVVASSVIAFPLFYQTVRSALQSVDHNMEDVARTLGASELRIFFTISIPLAWKGILTGSILAFCRAMGEFGATILIAGNIPGFTRTMPLAIYSYVEAGQYMDAFELVIYICVLTLALLSGIHILTKGALFRQINHN; via the coding sequence ATGAGTCCTTTATGGTTGTCTATCTGGGTGGCGAGTCTTGCCCTCATATTTGTTATTATCGGAGGTTTGATTACCTGCTTCTTGATGAATCAATGCCGATGGAACGGCGTTGCTGTTATTGATGCGATTCTTACCCTGCCTCTTGTATTACCGCCCGTAGTTGTAGGTTTTGCACTGCTTATGATATTTACACCCGGTTATGCTTTTGGGGCTTGGCTTGAAAGCCACGGCTTAGGCATCGTATTTTCCGCGGCCGGTGCCGTCGTGGCATCCTCTGTCATCGCTTTTCCGTTATTTTATCAGACGGTGCGTTCCGCGTTGCAGTCCGTGGATCATAATATGGAGGATGTGGCACGTACATTAGGTGCATCGGAATTACGTATCTTCTTTACCATATCGATTCCGTTAGCGTGGAAAGGTATTTTGACGGGCAGTATTCTTGCTTTCTGTCGTGCCATGGGCGAGTTTGGCGCTACCATTTTGATTGCGGGCAATATTCCGGGATTTACGCGCACGATGCCGCTTGCGATTTATTCATATGTAGAGGCGGGACAGTATATGGACGCTTTTGAACTGGTTATTTATATCTGTGTACTTACATTGGCTTTGTTGAGCGGTATTCACATTCTCACTAAAGGCGCCTTATTCCGCCAAATCAATCATAATTAA
- a CDS encoding ArsR/SmtB family transcription factor: MGDTKESLIKLAELFKILGDPTRLTIVELLLDNEMCVNHIAETMGMGQSAISHQLRVLRQARLVTYRKEGKTVYYSLDDDHVEGLVRMGMEHVAHQ; encoded by the coding sequence ATGGGGGACACAAAAGAATCTTTAATCAAGTTAGCAGAACTATTCAAAATCCTTGGTGATCCGACACGCCTTACAATAGTGGAATTATTGCTGGATAATGAAATGTGCGTCAATCATATTGCTGAGACGATGGGAATGGGACAATCCGCCATATCTCATCAGTTACGCGTGTTGCGTCAGGCACGACTTGTTACATATCGTAAAGAAGGTAAGACAGTGTATTATTCCCTCGATGATGATCACGTGGAAGGCCTTGTGCGAATGGGGATGGAACATGTGGCGCATCAATAA
- the modA gene encoding molybdate ABC transporter substrate-binding protein — MKKILALLMSICMIAFLAGCGNDNGKTADSEKPSTSEKITVQAAASLKGALTELADTYKKDRHLADDQIAVNFAGSGTLRQQIEQGAPASLFISADEKNMKMLQEKDLVTDVKPFVTNELVLVVPKGQPQISLDQITTVKRIVLGTPETVPAGNYGKQVLTKMGVWEQVEPNVVYAKDVKSVTASISRGAGDAGFIYKTDAIAAGDAVQIAAVTPVDSHDPVIYPIGIIKKYDNALAKDFYQYVMSDEGKKILEKYGFYTGK; from the coding sequence ATGAAGAAAATTCTGGCACTGTTAATGAGTATTTGCATGATTGCATTTTTGGCAGGCTGCGGTAATGACAACGGCAAAACTGCAGATTCAGAGAAGCCGAGTACATCCGAAAAAATTACCGTTCAAGCGGCGGCGAGTCTCAAAGGGGCCCTTACCGAATTGGCGGATACGTATAAGAAGGACCGTCATTTAGCGGATGATCAAATTGCTGTTAACTTTGCAGGCTCCGGTACATTGCGTCAACAAATTGAACAGGGCGCACCGGCAAGTCTATTTATTTCTGCGGACGAGAAAAACATGAAAATGTTACAGGAAAAGGACCTTGTAACTGATGTGAAACCGTTTGTTACCAATGAGTTGGTTCTCGTTGTACCGAAAGGTCAACCTCAAATCAGCTTGGATCAAATCACGACGGTAAAACGTATAGTGTTGGGTACCCCTGAAACAGTTCCGGCCGGCAACTACGGTAAACAGGTATTAACAAAAATGGGCGTATGGGAGCAAGTTGAACCGAATGTAGTGTATGCAAAAGACGTTAAATCTGTAACCGCATCTATCAGTCGGGGCGCCGGAGATGCAGGTTTTATTTATAAAACCGATGCTATCGCCGCAGGCGATGCGGTGCAAATTGCGGCGGTAACACCTGTGGATTCTCATGATCCCGTTATTTATCCTATCGGCATCATTAAGAAATATGATAATGCATTGGCAAAAGACTTCTATCAATATGTGATGAGCGACGAAGGTAAAAAGATATTGGAAAAATACGGTTTTTATACCGGTAAATAA
- a CDS encoding AEC family transporter, with protein sequence MNLFELIGHIFINSMVPIFMLIGMGYVLDRKFKLDLYTLSKLNFYILLPAFVFKALYEAKFSWSTLEIVLCAICVLILNYIVSDIVGRLNEYDIAKTATLKNCVMFNNCGNMGVALALFVFSNIPYVINGTAPYADLGILSVVSIMVIQTITSNTFGFYQAGAGRLSSRDALRVVFHMPMVYAVPLALLCKLLPYDLHNVFAYAPLTIFAQAFVGIAMLALGVQINRTPLNFFKSDVLLASSLRLIVSPLLAAAVTVCFILFYGPMHPIAAQTLVITYSVPSAINMALIAIEMKNNPEYATQVVMGSTILSAVTMPIFITLAYYLFPLY encoded by the coding sequence ATGAATCTATTCGAATTAATAGGCCATATTTTTATCAATTCCATGGTCCCTATATTTATGCTCATCGGCATGGGATATGTATTAGATAGAAAATTCAAGCTCGATTTATATACATTGAGCAAACTCAATTTCTATATACTGCTACCGGCTTTCGTCTTTAAAGCCCTATATGAAGCCAAGTTTTCATGGAGTACATTGGAAATCGTACTTTGTGCCATTTGTGTACTCATACTGAACTATATCGTTTCAGATATTGTCGGCCGTCTAAACGAATACGACATCGCCAAGACAGCGACCCTAAAAAACTGCGTCATGTTCAATAACTGCGGTAACATGGGTGTAGCACTGGCACTCTTCGTATTCAGCAATATCCCTTATGTAATCAACGGAACCGCCCCCTATGCCGACCTCGGTATTCTAAGTGTCGTATCGATCATGGTCATTCAAACCATCACGAGCAACACTTTCGGATTCTACCAGGCCGGCGCCGGCCGATTGAGCTCACGAGATGCGCTCAGAGTCGTGTTTCACATGCCCATGGTCTACGCTGTACCCCTGGCACTTCTATGTAAACTGCTGCCTTATGACTTGCACAATGTCTTCGCTTACGCACCGCTCACGATATTCGCACAAGCCTTTGTGGGCATCGCGATGCTCGCTTTAGGTGTACAAATCAATAGAACACCGTTGAATTTCTTCAAATCTGATGTTTTGTTGGCAAGCAGCTTACGACTCATCGTAAGCCCACTTCTCGCAGCAGCTGTAACCGTATGCTTTATCCTGTTCTACGGCCCAATGCACCCCATTGCGGCGCAAACACTCGTCATCACATACAGCGTACCGAGCGCTATCAATATGGCCCTCATCGCCATCGAAATGAAAAATAATCCGGAATATGCAACACAGGTCGTCATGGGCTCTACTATTCTTTCGGCAGTAACCATGCCTATATTTATCACATTGGCATATTATTTATTTCCGCTATACTAA
- a CDS encoding amino acid ABC transporter substrate-binding protein, protein MNWKKVMVIGLAAVSMMAFISGCGSDTKTNNGELPKKVVIGLDDSFPPMGFKDEKGEIVGFDIDMAKEAAKRAGMDVEFKAIDWSSKEAELKSKKIDALWNGLTITPDREKNIAFSNVYMKDKQYIIVRNDEDSIKSKSDLAGKAVGVQQASTGEKALTDDPSGKTVKEIKSYADFVSAFMDLGIGRVDAVIADGVIARYLMTKEPGKYKIVEGTDYGVDDFAVGFRKEDTALREKINGILAEMKKDGTADRLAEKWLGSGADLDKSDAK, encoded by the coding sequence ATGAATTGGAAAAAAGTGATGGTAATCGGTCTTGCAGCGGTATCCATGATGGCTTTCATAAGCGGCTGCGGCAGCGATACGAAAACGAATAACGGCGAACTACCTAAAAAGGTTGTTATCGGTTTGGACGACAGCTTCCCGCCTATGGGCTTTAAAGATGAAAAAGGCGAAATTGTAGGTTTTGATATCGACATGGCAAAAGAAGCGGCTAAACGTGCCGGTATGGACGTGGAATTCAAAGCTATCGACTGGTCCAGCAAGGAAGCGGAATTGAAATCCAAGAAAATCGATGCATTGTGGAATGGTTTAACCATTACTCCGGATCGTGAAAAAAATATTGCATTCTCCAATGTTTATATGAAAGATAAACAATACATCATCGTTCGTAATGACGAAGACAGCATCAAGTCTAAATCCGATCTTGCGGGCAAGGCGGTAGGCGTACAACAGGCCAGCACCGGCGAAAAGGCCTTGACCGATGATCCAAGCGGTAAAACTGTTAAAGAAATTAAATCCTATGCCGATTTCGTAAGTGCGTTTATGGATCTTGGCATCGGCCGTGTCGACGCGGTTATCGCTGACGGTGTTATTGCTCGTTATTTGATGACAAAAGAACCGGGTAAATACAAAATCGTAGAAGGTACCGATTATGGTGTTGATGATTTTGCTGTAGGCTTCCGCAAAGAAGATACTGCATTACGTGAAAAAATCAACGGTATCTTGGCGGAAATGAAAAAAGACGGTACTGCTGATAGATTAGCTGAAAAATGGTTGGGTTCTGGCGCAGACTTAGATAAGAGCGATGCTAAATAG